The following are encoded together in the Arcticibacterium luteifluviistationis genome:
- a CDS encoding GH3 auxin-responsive promoter family protein: MGIKSSLSKPLAALTARKQEKWKSNAETVQEKWRKSILKNASSTIFGKDHHFAEIESYADFKQGVPVNDYEGLRPYVEKIIAGESDVLWKGKPLYFAKTSGTTSGVKYIPITHDSIHNHIDSAKNALLNYIHETGKSKFLDHKLIFLSGSPVMSKTAGIHTGRLSGISNHHVPGYLKTNQLPSYETNCIEDWEQKLDAIIDETIKQPMSLISGIPPWVQMYFDKINARTGKQIKDVFPEFDLFVYGGVNFEPYKAKLFESIGKKIDSIELYPASEGFIAYQDKFDSEGLLMLLDSGIFYEFIPAEEYFDENPTRLSIGEVELNKNYALIINSNAGLWGYSIGDTVKFVSLNPYRIIVSGRIKHFISAFGEHVIGEEIEKAMKYACKRHPEVSLVEYTVAPMVSPSEGLPYHEWLVEFEHEPNDIKSFAKDLDTKLVELNTYYKDLIVGSILKPLEIKLLKRNAFIDYMKSIGKLGGQNKVPRLSNDRNIADKL; this comes from the coding sequence ATGGGAATAAAATCTAGTCTAAGTAAGCCGCTCGCTGCACTTACAGCGAGAAAACAAGAAAAGTGGAAGTCAAATGCTGAAACCGTTCAAGAAAAATGGCGAAAAAGCATTCTGAAAAATGCTTCTAGTACAATTTTCGGTAAAGACCATCATTTTGCAGAAATTGAATCTTACGCAGATTTTAAACAAGGGGTTCCGGTAAACGACTATGAAGGACTAAGACCCTACGTTGAGAAAATAATTGCGGGCGAAAGTGATGTGCTATGGAAAGGAAAACCATTGTATTTTGCAAAAACTTCAGGAACCACTTCAGGAGTGAAATATATTCCTATAACACATGACTCGATTCATAATCACATTGACTCTGCCAAAAACGCCTTACTCAATTATATACACGAAACAGGTAAGTCTAAATTTTTAGATCATAAACTTATATTTTTATCTGGAAGCCCTGTCATGTCTAAAACGGCGGGTATTCATACAGGTAGATTATCGGGTATTTCTAATCATCATGTTCCTGGCTATTTAAAAACAAATCAATTGCCAAGTTATGAGACTAATTGTATTGAAGATTGGGAGCAAAAGCTAGATGCTATCATTGACGAGACTATTAAGCAGCCCATGAGTCTCATTTCTGGCATTCCGCCCTGGGTTCAAATGTATTTTGATAAGATTAATGCTCGTACTGGGAAGCAAATAAAAGATGTTTTCCCAGAATTTGACCTTTTTGTTTACGGAGGAGTAAACTTTGAGCCATATAAAGCTAAATTGTTTGAGTCTATTGGCAAAAAAATCGATTCTATTGAGCTTTATCCCGCCTCAGAAGGTTTCATAGCTTATCAAGATAAATTTGACTCTGAAGGGCTTCTAATGCTTTTGGATAGTGGTATTTTTTATGAATTTATTCCCGCAGAAGAATATTTTGATGAAAACCCAACTCGATTAAGCATTGGCGAAGTAGAACTCAATAAAAACTACGCTCTTATTATCAATAGTAATGCTGGTCTTTGGGGTTATTCTATAGGAGACACAGTGAAATTTGTTTCGCTAAACCCTTATAGAATTATTGTTTCGGGAAGGATTAAACATTTCATTTCTGCCTTTGGCGAACATGTAATTGGTGAAGAAATAGAAAAAGCAATGAAGTATGCCTGCAAAAGGCATCCTGAAGTTTCGCTTGTAGAATATACAGTGGCTCCGATGGTCAGCCCTTCAGAAGGTTTACCTTATCACGAGTGGCTTGTTGAATTTGAACATGAGCCTAATGATATTAAATCATTCGCAAAAGATTTAGATACTAAGCTTGTTGAGCTTAATACGTACTATAAAGATCTCATTGTAGGAAGCATTTTGAAGCCGCTAGAAATTAAGCTTTTGAAAAGAAACGCATTTATAGACTATATGAAGTCGATAGGTAAACTTGGAGGGCAAAACAAAGTACCTCGTTTGTCAAACGATAGAAATATTGCAGATAAACTATAA
- a CDS encoding nitrilase family protein, with protein sequence MENDLRVAVIQPDTYWENPEANRSELEEIISSLASTVDLITLPEMFSTGFSTNPEKIAEPMNFTTHKWMKQMATRYNAAICGSLVIKEGQNFFNRLLFVKPDGETSFYDKRHLFAYGGEDALYTKGIKKVIINYKDWKICPLICYDLRFPVFARNNKLEYDILLYSANWPAKRENVWETLLKARAIENQSYVIGINRVGVDANKLEYNGHSAIIDPKGYELKKLGNKNEVGITTLSKKGLTDFRESFPAHLDSDDFEVL encoded by the coding sequence ATGGAAAACGACCTACGTGTAGCGGTAATTCAGCCAGACACCTACTGGGAAAACCCAGAGGCAAATAGGTCAGAGTTGGAAGAAATAATTTCTTCTTTAGCTTCAACTGTAGACCTAATCACCCTACCAGAAATGTTTTCTACTGGTTTTAGCACGAATCCAGAAAAGATAGCAGAGCCCATGAATTTCACCACGCACAAGTGGATGAAGCAAATGGCGACAAGATATAATGCCGCTATATGTGGAAGTTTGGTTATAAAAGAAGGTCAAAACTTCTTCAATCGATTACTGTTTGTAAAGCCTGACGGCGAAACCTCCTTTTATGATAAACGCCATCTCTTTGCTTATGGTGGAGAGGATGCTTTGTACACTAAGGGGATTAAAAAAGTAATCATCAATTACAAAGACTGGAAAATTTGTCCATTGATATGTTATGACCTTCGTTTTCCTGTTTTTGCTAGAAACAATAAACTAGAATACGACATATTATTATATTCAGCAAACTGGCCTGCAAAGCGAGAAAATGTATGGGAAACTCTTTTAAAGGCACGGGCTATTGAAAATCAAAGCTATGTAATTGGTATCAACAGGGTAGGTGTTGACGCTAATAAACTTGAATACAATGGACACTCAGCCATCATTGACCCTAAGGGTTACGAGTTAAAAAAGCTAGGCAACAAAAATGAAGTTGGTATTACTACTTTGTCAAAAAAGGGTTTAACCGATTTTCGTGAAAGTTTCCCTGCTCACCTTGACAGTGATGACTTCGAGGTTTTATAG